The Triticum aestivum cultivar Chinese Spring chromosome 6D, IWGSC CS RefSeq v2.1, whole genome shotgun sequence genomic sequence TAAATCATCACTGATGACCAGCTGGAAAATAGAAGCAACCACCTAGTGGTTGACTGGTAGGTACTCCGCTATGGATCTCCAGCACACTGATCAAGTTACAACCACCTAGTGATAAAGTACGAAGTACTCAGCTATGGAGTGTCAAGACAGTGATCTATCTAACAACCATTTAGGACCTAATGGTACATAGCTTAATTTTCACTCCCTTTTATGAAATTATGGGAGTCACATTAACTTCAACATAATGTAGTTTTTCGACTCCTTGTTTTTTTTTTCAGTTCTTCTGTAAAATTATGAAGTTTGTTCCCCGTTTCCATTGTAATGAAATCGACAGTGCGTCTGTCTTTTCCTTAGGGAATTTTTTTTGTCTTGAACAAAATGAAGGGCAAACTATGCAGGAGGTTCTTATGATAATTGTACCTGTAGACAGATGGCGCAAGACAGGTTTTCACCCGATTTGCCCTGAGCCTGAGCCTGATCAGCCACCACATAGTGCGGTAATTTCTCCAGTGCCTCCCGCGAAAGCCCTCTCGACGAAATGTCCCCGAAGATGTCGTACACATCATCGTGCCCAAAATCCGGTATGCTGAGCTGTTTGGTGAAGAAAAAAAACCAATCCAAAATTCAGTACAGATGCAGCAGCAACGCACGACGGGACCGCCATTGATTGTCTGAATCCAACACCGCCCTTTTTGCAGTGCTGGCCATTCAATCTGATTTAATTCCTTCACCAAATGCACCACACTTGACAAGCAACACTCGTGTATACATCGCCATCGGTTTGGTGCCATTTCTCTCTCGGTTTCTGTGGCAAACGTTGTCGTGGACGATGAGGTTGATAATACTGAAACTGACCTGCCAACGGTACGCCATGTGTGCCGAGGATCCAAGCTGCTGTTGCACAAACCGGGCATGAAGGAGCTGCTCTATGAAATCTGCCTGAATGAATGAATTCATGAACTTTCTTAGAGGCGTGTGGATCTTGTCAAATAATGATACCTAGTAGTGTAGTTAGGGAAAGATGTGGTTGAGCTCGGGTGTAGGTACACCCACACCCACACTAATTTTGAACATTACTTTATGGAACTAGAATAATGAGTAACAAAATATGTCCGGAAAATAATCGGAGGAAAATCCGACCGTATGTGGCGCATCCAAAAAGAAAGTGGTAGCaaatatgtatatataaatataaaaCACATAGAATTCGCCTTTTCTCTACCAAATGACACAACAAATCAACATAAAACTTCGCGCAAATCAATATAACTATAGCACTTTTAGAGCAAAAACCACACTAACTAGAAGAACCTAAAGCTAAAACGACCTACCAATAGACAATTGGGATTGTGGTACAAGGCATTCAGGCCAACAAGCAGAGAACATGTACATGGTCACCAGATATCATCTTGGGAAGACATTATGGAACAGATTGCAACAACAAACGATCTGAAATTCTGAATTCTGATAGCATCAAGGGGGTGGAAGAAGCTTAATGTTACTGACCATGGAGCATGTGCCGAGCCGGTCCGAGCACCAGTACGCGCGAGACGCCTCGAGAACCTCGATGGAGAGGACGGCCCCGGCAATCGCTCCCAGTCCAGCTCCCCGGAGAACGCCGCTGTCGGAGGCTCTGCCCGCCAGCGCGCCGGTGACGGCCCCGGTCAATGCTCCAGCTTAATAACACACCACAGAGCATGCGTCAATCAGAATTCAGAACACATGCTCGGGGCCACGGCGAAGTGCGCCCAACAAGAACGGCCGGCGACGGCGAGAGCACGCGAGAGAGGAGGAGCCGCCAGCGATCAATTACCGAGAGCGAAGAGGCCGGTGAGCGCGCCGGAGATGACGCCGGCGATCAGCCTGGGGAGGTACACGGCGTCCACGCCGCGCTCCTCCAGCCACTCGCCCGCGGGCGCCGGCTCTCCCGCCGCGGCAACCTCCATCGACCGCCTCCGCGAGGATCGGGCGGAGAATTACAAGTTTATTTTTGGCGCCTCGGCTCGTTGGAGTGGGCGGCGAAGGGCTctccgggagaggaggagggccggGAGGCTAGAGGAGATCGGCAGCGAAAGGCTCCAGCTTTAGCAGCTTCGGCGAGGGGCTTCCCGTGATGAAGTGATGCTGCTCGGGATGAGCCGCTTTTGCGACGTCCATGGCATGCTCTCGCTTTCCTCTGTGCTTTCTGTTCCTCTCTGTGTTGGTAGAGGCTTCTTTTCGGGGCAGAATTTAGGCACACTCCAAGCAACACATCTCGTGCCAGCTCGTCTTCTTACTTTACTTCACCTCGTGTGAGTatttttttttccttcttcttgtgTTTGAATTGGAGCCCACGTCGTGTAACGATTGGAGCGGATGGAAGGTTCTGACGCTGTGTCGGGTTTCCATTTCCTGTGTTGCCATGAAAAGACTCGGGTCTCTTTGATTTATAAGGGAATTTGTAGAAATTCGTAAGGATAGAAATTTCATAGGAAACTTTTCTTTGGAGCCCTCTAGTTTGTACGAATGGATTCCTGCTCCTAACGCTGGTGGTGCTGCCCAGGAGTGCGATTGCGGCGTCGGCCGGTCGTCCTGGGTGCCGGGGTCTCCTCCCATGGCCGTGGGGTTGAGGTGGTGgcggagtgccgcattgttttgtCAGTATGGCTATACCGCGGTCATGACTCCGGCTAGCAGTGTCGGCCTCGTTACAATGGCCACCGAAAGGTCTTAAGGACAGTTTCATTTCTATAGATCCGGTGGTTGACTTCGAGGAAGAAATGTAAATTATGGACGACCGACTTGACGCAAAGGGATGGTTGTGCAGCTCATCGCATATAGCTGCTCTAATTGAGTAAAAGTGGTGGCGAACCCACATTAGTGACTTCGAGAGTGGTGCTACTCGAGCACCTGGTCttgagctccggggtgaaagctTAAGTCTAATCTGAGTTGGGTATACTTGGCAATGGCGATGTTttatgtcgttaccttgttgaaggcattgttcggATATGCTCAGACTGGTTCTTTGGGGTGAAAACCTAGTTCCTGGCCTCAGATGGTCAGATCCGGTGACGATGACGCTTGAGCATTGCTCCCTTTCTGAAGGTGTTTCTCTTGAAGTATCTTGTTGTCTGTGTCGGTCATGAGTTAGTTGGTGTGAATATGGCCATTGTTATAATTTGCCAGTCGCGGATCTGATCGCTTtggccctttttttcttttttccacgcATACGCATAGCTTTGGTCATATATGACTTTGTTATTTGTCAGCGTGTTTGTGTGCGTGTGttagtgttggttgtgtgcatcttagctatgcagaggccgtgtgtgtgctcattgtgtttgtatcttcttgatgctccattctgagccaataaaatccaccctttgtcgaaaatATAGGATACGAACCAATTCTTCACAtttaaagaaaaaatacattagtCTAGACTCGATGAAAATAATCCTATCGAGTCATCCATTGCTCTGGAGCCTCCCATGGCTGGCTCCCTGGGGTACTCATGAGCGTCCGATCTGTGTGGCGGCCTCGCACCCAGGTGGCTTGCCTCAGGGGTCCTTGGCGGGTGGGCCATGGGCGTGGCCGAGGCCACTATCATGGGATGTTTTTCGTCTCGACGGCGTGCGCCACCACGTGAGTGTCGGGCAAGGACGGGTCCACCTGGCAGCGTCAGTGGCACCATGCCAAGATGGTTCACACGTGCAAGGCTCGTGCGTGAACCATGTCCGACTGTGTCATGTTGTTTCGCTCGCACGAGACGTAAGCGCGAGGCGCGGCGTCATTCGCCTCCTGCCCGGCCTTGCCATGTGGTGCTATGAGGGGCTTTTCTCCGCGTATGgtgttctatttttttcttttcttttgctctcGCCATGAGTGCGAGACGTTTAGCCTGCATCCTCGCATGCGTTGTTGCTAGATCCGACCCGCATATCCCTTTCAGAGGCCGGCTGGTGGTGAACCTGGTGGCTTGCGCGCCTATACACGCATGACTCGTTTTTGGGTGGTAAGGTGGGGTTTGGCGTGCCAATATCCCATGGattatgaaggaaatatggcctagaggcaataataaagatgttatttatatttccttatatcatgataaatatttattattcatactagaattgtatttaccggaaacttgatacatgtgtgaatacatagacaaaacaaagtgtccctagtatgcctctacttgactagctcattaatcaaagatggttaagtttcctgaccatagacatgtgttgaaatttgatgaatgggatcacatcattaggagaatgatgtgatggacaagacccatccgttagcttagcataatgatcattaagttttgttgctattgctttcttcatgacttatacatattcctctgactatgagattatgcaactcccgaataccggaggaacactttgtgtgctatcaaacgtcacaacgtaactgggtgattataaagatgctctacaggtgtctccgaaggtgtttgttgggttggcatagatcgagattaggatttgtcactctgtg encodes the following:
- the LOC123145502 gene encoding NEP1-interacting protein-like 2, with the protein product MEVAAAGEPAPAGEWLEERGVDAVYLPRLIAGVISGALTGLFALAGALTGAVTGALAGRASDSGVLRGAGLGAIAGAVLSIEVLEASRAYWCSDRLGTCSMADFIEQLLHARFVQQQLGSSAHMAYRWQLSIPDFGHDDVYDIFGDISSRGLSREALEKLPHYVVADQAQAQGKSGENLSCAICLQDMVAGEMARRLPTCSHAFHQLCVDKWLISHGSCPVCRQHV